A region of Hydrogenimonas cancrithermarum DNA encodes the following proteins:
- a CDS encoding LegC family aminotransferase yields the protein MKYRDTIEFIRSLYDTNDFIPLHAPVFLGNEKAYLNECIDSTFVSSVGKFVDRFEAMVAEFTGAKYAVATVNGTAALHVALKLVGVDERCEVITQPLTFIATCNAISYCNAKPLFVDVDRETMGLSPESLEAFLKEHTTMRNGSCVNKTTGKKIGAVVPMHTFGHPCRIDLIAEICERYRIPLVEDAAESLGSWYKGRHTGTFGTIAAFSFNGNKTITTGGGGMIVTDDEALARRAKHITTTAKVPHPYEYIHDEIGYNYRLPNLNAALGCAQMEKLEEILANKRQTAETYRKHFSQKPEIAFVGEPENAKSNYWLNAVVLENSDARDAFLKESNDAGVMTRPIWRLMNRLAMFEEAQCAPLENAQWLEERVVNIPSGVRP from the coding sequence ATGAAGTATCGAGACACCATCGAATTCATTCGCTCGCTTTACGATACGAACGACTTCATCCCGTTGCATGCCCCGGTTTTTCTGGGCAATGAAAAAGCGTATCTAAACGAGTGTATCGACTCGACTTTCGTCTCCAGTGTCGGAAAATTCGTCGACCGGTTCGAAGCGATGGTCGCCGAATTTACAGGAGCCAAGTATGCCGTCGCCACTGTCAACGGCACGGCGGCACTGCATGTCGCCCTCAAACTTGTCGGTGTCGACGAGCGGTGCGAAGTGATCACCCAGCCACTGACATTCATCGCCACATGTAACGCCATCAGCTACTGTAACGCCAAACCCCTCTTTGTCGATGTCGACAGAGAGACGATGGGTTTGAGTCCTGAAAGTCTCGAAGCGTTTTTGAAAGAGCATACGACGATGCGAAACGGCAGTTGCGTCAACAAAACGACGGGCAAAAAGATCGGTGCCGTCGTACCGATGCACACCTTTGGCCATCCCTGCCGTATCGATCTTATCGCCGAAATCTGCGAACGCTACCGTATCCCTCTTGTCGAAGATGCGGCCGAAAGCCTTGGAAGCTGGTACAAAGGGCGTCATACCGGCACCTTCGGCACAATCGCCGCTTTCAGCTTCAACGGCAACAAAACCATCACGACCGGCGGCGGTGGCATGATCGTCACCGACGACGAAGCGCTGGCCAGACGGGCCAAACATATCACCACCACTGCCAAGGTGCCGCATCCGTACGAATACATCCACGACGAAATCGGCTACAACTACCGCCTCCCCAATCTCAACGCGGCGCTCGGCTGCGCACAGATGGAGAAACTCGAGGAGATCCTTGCCAACAAGCGTCAAACGGCGGAAACCTACCGGAAACACTTTTCCCAAAAACCGGAAATCGCATTCGTCGGCGAACCGGAAAACGCGAAAAGCAACTATTGGCTCAACGCCGTCGTGCTCGAAAACAGCGACGCGAGAGACGCTTTTTTGAAAGAGAGCAACGACGCCGGCGTCATGACGCGGCCTATCTGGCGCCTGATGAACCGGCTCGCCATGTTCGAAGAGGCGCAGTGCGCACCGCTCGAAAATGCCCAGTGGCTCGAAGAGCGGGTCGTCAACATTCCCAGTGGAGTACGTCCGTGA
- a CDS encoding nucleotidyltransferase family protein encodes MKKIDAIKLSPKASIKEALGIIDSGAVKIALVVDERNHLLGTITDGDIRRAILNGKSIENSIEGVYFTEPTVVSVDESKDSIINICTTKKIYQVPILDNEGRVVGIAMLDELLKPKKYPNKVVLMVGGLGTRLRPLTETTPKPMLHVGGKPILQTIVERFAAHGFTDIVMCVNYKADIIRDYFGDGSRFGVKIEYILENKRMGTAGALSLLKERPKEPFFIMNGDLLTNVNFENMLQYHLDNEAAASMCVREYHFQVPYGVVHIENGRIKSIEEKPMHKFFVSAGIYMLNPEYLDLIPKDEYYDMPTLFEKLIERGENAISFPLREYWLDIGQMEEYERANREYFEVFS; translated from the coding sequence ATGAAAAAAATCGATGCCATCAAACTCTCGCCCAAAGCGTCCATCAAAGAGGCGCTCGGCATCATCGACAGCGGTGCCGTAAAGATAGCACTCGTCGTGGATGAGCGCAACCATCTGCTGGGAACCATTACGGATGGAGATATCCGAAGGGCCATCCTCAACGGAAAATCCATCGAAAACTCCATCGAAGGGGTCTACTTTACGGAGCCGACCGTCGTCTCCGTAGACGAGAGCAAAGACTCCATCATCAACATCTGTACGACCAAAAAAATCTATCAGGTCCCGATCCTCGACAATGAAGGACGCGTCGTCGGCATCGCGATGCTCGACGAACTGCTCAAGCCCAAAAAGTATCCAAACAAAGTCGTTCTCATGGTCGGTGGCCTTGGAACACGCCTACGCCCACTGACCGAAACGACCCCCAAACCGATGCTTCATGTCGGTGGCAAGCCGATCTTGCAGACCATCGTGGAGCGATTCGCCGCACATGGTTTTACCGATATCGTGATGTGCGTCAACTACAAGGCCGATATCATACGTGACTACTTCGGAGATGGAAGCCGTTTCGGCGTCAAAATCGAATATATTCTGGAGAACAAGCGTATGGGGACAGCCGGAGCACTGAGCCTGCTCAAAGAGCGGCCCAAAGAGCCTTTTTTCATCATGAACGGTGACCTGCTCACCAACGTCAACTTCGAGAACATGCTCCAGTACCACCTCGACAACGAAGCCGCGGCCAGTATGTGCGTACGCGAATACCATTTCCAAGTCCCCTACGGCGTGGTCCACATCGAAAATGGACGCATCAAGTCGATCGAGGAGAAGCCGATGCACAAATTCTTCGTCAGTGCCGGTATCTACATGCTCAACCCCGAGTATCTCGATTTGATTCCAAAAGACGAATATTACGACATGCCTACCCTCTTCGAAAAGCTCATCGAACGGGGTGAAAATGCCATTTCGTTCCCCCTTCGGGAATACTGGCTCGACATTGGGCAGATGGAGGAGTACGAAAGAGCCAACAGAGAGTATTTCGAGGTGTTCAGTTGA
- a CDS encoding GNAT family protein: protein MEKIWINDAWMEYRETPWDRQSFGVQTKEIMAVEYSNEEDLAMLVEEFEKTLEEEALVYFRCDSNDLTVKKVMISKGYYIAECSCLMKLARFKKIDFGKIYKNDLPLDTHYDEKDIEQLQEIARESFHYSRFHEDPFIDLEKAKRRYEHWILDLIDQGKELFLYRSGDEIISFLFYEVIDNKANLILGGSKDGYGMMTLYFFSTILTHFQKIGIKKVEVMISASNLGIANTYIKFGFTDQMTFFDYHKIFKKS, encoded by the coding sequence GTGGAAAAAATCTGGATTAACGATGCTTGGATGGAGTACAGGGAGACCCCTTGGGATCGACAAAGTTTCGGAGTACAGACCAAAGAGATCATGGCGGTGGAGTATAGCAACGAAGAAGATCTCGCCATGCTCGTGGAGGAGTTCGAAAAGACGCTCGAAGAGGAGGCGCTCGTCTATTTCCGATGCGACTCGAACGATTTGACGGTCAAAAAGGTGATGATCTCCAAGGGTTACTACATCGCCGAATGCTCATGCCTGATGAAATTGGCACGTTTCAAGAAAATCGACTTTGGAAAAATCTACAAAAACGACCTGCCGCTCGACACGCATTACGATGAAAAAGATATCGAGCAGCTGCAGGAGATCGCGCGCGAGAGCTTTCATTACAGCCGGTTTCACGAAGACCCTTTCATCGACCTGGAAAAGGCGAAGCGGCGTTACGAACACTGGATTCTCGATCTGATCGACCAGGGAAAGGAACTTTTTCTCTATCGCAGTGGTGACGAGATCATCTCTTTTCTCTTTTACGAAGTCATCGACAACAAGGCCAACCTGATTCTGGGCGGCAGCAAAGATGGTTACGGTATGATGACACTCTATTTCTTCTCCACCATTTTGACCCATTTTCAAAAAATCGGTATCAAAAAGGTCGAGGTAATGATCTCGGCATCGAACCTCGGTATCGCGAATACCTACATCAAGTTCGGCTTTACCGACCAGATGACGTTTTTCGACTATCACAAGATTTTCAAAAAATCGTGA
- a CDS encoding acyl carrier protein, translating to MKEKIEKIIVEALEDINDELENESLESPTSETKLFGEGGALDSLALVSVITDIEEAVHDAFDKHITIADEKAMSMKHSPFSTVGTLTAYVESLLAAS from the coding sequence TTGAAGGAAAAAATCGAGAAAATCATCGTCGAAGCCTTGGAGGACATCAACGACGAGTTGGAAAACGAAAGTTTGGAAAGTCCCACATCCGAAACGAAACTGTTCGGAGAGGGCGGCGCACTCGACAGTCTGGCATTGGTTTCGGTCATCACCGATATCGAAGAGGCGGTGCACGATGCGTTCGACAAACACATTACGATCGCCGATGAAAAAGCGATGAGCATGAAACATTCACCTTTCAGTACGGTCGGTACGCTTACCGCCTACGTCGAATCTCTTCTGGCCGCGTCCTGA
- the neuC gene encoding UDP-N-acetylglucosamine 2-epimerase: protein MNRRRVCIVTGTRAEYGLFYPIMKKIEASYRLELQLIATTMHLAPQFGLTIRQIEEDGFRVDETIENLLCADTKSSVAKSTGMATLLLSDAYRRLKPDIVLLLGDRYETLAAATAALLMNIPIGHIHGGETTEGAVDEQIRHAITKMSHLHFAATETYRRRIIQMGEEPSRVFTVGAPGIDNILSMPLPSKEELEASLEWHFGPRTALFTYHPVTLSPGDTKKDIETILKQLEHSGLSTLFTYANADEGGHIVNEAIEAFCRKDPKRFKVVKNLGQKRYLAAMKYADLLIGNTSSGIIEAASFRKPVVNIGDRQKGRLRSTNTIDCSVEEVGKAIDRALSKAFIRHCEDVTNVYGSGDSAEKIVRILENTEFSTVKSFYDIKSEI, encoded by the coding sequence ATGAATAGACGTAGAGTGTGTATCGTCACCGGAACACGGGCAGAATACGGACTCTTCTACCCCATCATGAAAAAGATCGAAGCGTCGTATCGGCTCGAACTTCAGCTGATCGCGACGACGATGCACCTCGCACCGCAATTCGGCCTGACGATCCGCCAGATCGAAGAGGACGGCTTCAGGGTCGACGAAACGATCGAAAACCTGTTGTGCGCCGATACGAAATCCTCCGTCGCGAAATCGACGGGGATGGCGACGCTGCTTCTGTCAGATGCCTACCGGCGGCTGAAGCCCGACATCGTGCTGCTGCTCGGCGACCGTTACGAAACCCTCGCCGCCGCGACGGCCGCTTTGCTGATGAACATACCCATCGGGCACATCCACGGAGGCGAAACGACCGAAGGGGCCGTCGACGAACAGATCCGCCATGCGATCACGAAGATGAGCCATCTGCACTTCGCCGCGACCGAAACCTATCGGCGGCGTATCATCCAGATGGGGGAGGAGCCTTCACGCGTCTTCACCGTCGGTGCGCCGGGCATCGACAACATCCTCTCGATGCCTCTGCCCTCGAAAGAGGAGCTGGAAGCTTCACTCGAGTGGCACTTCGGCCCGCGAACCGCTCTGTTCACCTACCACCCCGTCACCCTCTCCCCCGGCGATACGAAAAAGGATATCGAAACGATCCTGAAGCAACTGGAACACAGCGGACTGTCGACCCTTTTCACCTACGCCAACGCCGACGAGGGCGGGCACATCGTCAACGAAGCGATCGAAGCGTTCTGCCGCAAAGACCCAAAACGCTTCAAAGTGGTCAAAAACCTCGGCCAGAAGCGCTATCTCGCGGCGATGAAGTATGCCGACCTGCTGATAGGCAACACCTCCAGCGGCATCATCGAAGCCGCCAGCTTCCGCAAACCGGTCGTCAACATCGGCGACCGGCAGAAAGGGCGGTTGCGAAGTACCAACACGATCGACTGCAGTGTGGAAGAGGTGGGAAAAGCCATCGACCGGGCATTGTCGAAAGCGTTCATTCGACACTGTGAAGATGTGACGAACGTTTACGGCAGCGGTGACAGCGCCGAAAAGATCGTACGAATTCTCGAGAATACGGAATTCTCGACCGTCAAATCATTTTACGACATAAAGAGCGAAATATGA
- a CDS encoding NeuD/PglB/VioB family sugar acetyltransferase: MNEKLILAGGGGHCKAVIDVVEKEGTYTIAGILDRPEMVGETVLGYEIVGTDSDIPKLAAEGYHFLVTVGQIASPKIRIEIFERIERHTDNIATVVSPLAYVSPHAEIGRGSVVMHHALINAGAMIGENCIVNSKALVEHDATVEAHCHISTGAILNGGTLVRIGTFIGSNAVSKEYVETKPFDFIKAGTLFKGHDNG; the protein is encoded by the coding sequence GTGAACGAAAAACTGATCCTCGCAGGCGGCGGGGGGCATTGCAAAGCCGTCATCGATGTGGTCGAAAAAGAGGGCACCTACACGATCGCCGGCATTCTCGACCGCCCCGAAATGGTCGGTGAAACGGTTCTTGGCTACGAGATTGTCGGAACGGACAGCGACATTCCAAAGCTGGCTGCCGAGGGGTACCATTTTCTCGTCACGGTGGGGCAGATCGCATCGCCAAAGATCCGGATCGAAATTTTCGAGCGGATCGAACGACATACCGACAACATCGCGACCGTTGTCTCTCCGCTGGCCTATGTCTCGCCACATGCCGAAATCGGCAGAGGAAGCGTCGTCATGCACCATGCACTGATCAACGCGGGAGCCATGATAGGGGAAAACTGCATCGTCAACTCCAAAGCCCTCGTCGAACACGACGCGACTGTCGAGGCACACTGCCATATTTCGACAGGCGCGATTCTCAACGGCGGTACGCTGGTGAGAATCGGAACGTTCATCGGAAGCAACGCGGTAAGCAAAGAGTATGTCGAAACGAAGCCCTTCGATTTCATCAAAGCGGGCACACTCTTCAAAGGTCATGACAATGGATAG
- a CDS encoding SDR family NAD(P)-dependent oxidoreductase gives MKNEIMLITGTRKGIGRYLAEYYLDRGFTVIGCSRGESTIENENYRHHRLNVADEESVVDMVRGIRKEFGRIDVLLNNAGAASMNHFVITPYKTAKEMMETNYYGTFLFSREVSKVMLKKKYGRIVNFVSIAAPLQVEGEAAYAASKAAVENLTKVVAREVAEYGITVNALGATPIWTDMIRNVPKEKVDALLERQAINRLGEMRDVSQLCDFLIDEKSDFITGQVIYLGGVS, from the coding sequence ATGAAAAACGAAATCATGCTCATCACCGGTACGAGAAAAGGTATCGGCCGTTATTTGGCGGAGTATTATCTGGATAGAGGGTTTACGGTTATCGGGTGCAGCCGCGGAGAGAGTACCATAGAGAATGAAAACTATCGTCACCACCGGTTGAATGTCGCCGACGAGGAGAGCGTCGTCGATATGGTCAGGGGCATCCGCAAAGAGTTCGGGCGTATCGATGTATTGTTGAACAATGCGGGTGCGGCGTCGATGAACCATTTCGTCATAACGCCTTACAAAACCGCCAAAGAGATGATGGAGACGAACTATTACGGAACGTTTCTCTTCTCCAGGGAAGTCTCCAAGGTGATGCTCAAGAAGAAGTATGGCCGTATCGTCAACTTCGTCAGCATCGCGGCACCGTTGCAGGTGGAAGGAGAAGCGGCATATGCGGCCAGCAAGGCGGCGGTCGAAAATTTGACGAAAGTGGTGGCGAGAGAGGTCGCCGAATACGGTATTACCGTCAATGCACTGGGTGCGACGCCCATTTGGACCGACATGATCCGCAACGTTCCCAAAGAGAAGGTCGATGCACTGCTTGAGCGGCAGGCGATCAACCGACTGGGGGAGATGCGGGACGTTTCCCAGCTTTGCGATTTTCTCATCGATGAAAAGAGCGACTTCATCACGGGGCAGGTTATCTATCTGGGGGGCGTGAGTTGA
- a CDS encoding FG-GAP repeat domain-containing protein, with product MKKTVSLSLFSLILLLAQGCSKPQGHIVSMEVHGAHSVSCVDVDKDGDLDIFCAGYDDGKIYLLENIDGNRFEPHVLAQNRGHATSVFATDIDRDGDVDLLSTSKTRHDVLLHRNDENGEFSIHPIYSGPAGAYKIKAADIDGDGLDDAITAYFTDGRILWHRNDGDGSFSTRPVAPAAGRIASIYPVDLDRDGDVDIVAAGWEKIIWHENDGKGGFTTHYVFTKAKNAFSVFAVDLDKDGDIDIVASDYSDGIIRWFENDSKENFESHIVDFTGAQVPSVIALDADRDGDIDIVAALKNKNSIVWYENTGYEKFVPHTVTDSVKAVFCIVAADMDRDFKEEIVAASYGDDTISWYEIGEDR from the coding sequence ATGAAAAAAACCGTTTCTCTCTCTCTTTTCTCACTGATACTGCTCTTGGCACAAGGGTGCAGCAAGCCGCAAGGGCACATCGTCTCGATGGAAGTTCATGGCGCGCACTCCGTAAGCTGTGTGGATGTCGACAAAGATGGCGACCTCGACATATTCTGCGCGGGGTATGACGACGGAAAGATATATTTGCTCGAGAACATCGACGGAAACCGTTTCGAACCGCATGTTCTTGCCCAAAACAGAGGCCATGCGACATCCGTTTTCGCCACGGATATCGACAGAGACGGCGATGTGGACCTTCTTTCGACATCGAAAACCAGGCACGATGTATTGCTGCATCGCAACGATGAGAATGGCGAATTCTCCATTCACCCCATCTACTCGGGGCCCGCCGGAGCGTATAAAATAAAAGCCGCCGACATCGACGGAGACGGTTTAGACGACGCAATCACCGCATACTTCACGGACGGCAGGATTTTGTGGCACAGAAACGACGGTGATGGAAGCTTTTCGACCCGCCCGGTTGCCCCTGCGGCAGGAAGAATCGCCTCGATCTACCCCGTGGACCTGGACAGGGACGGTGATGTCGACATCGTCGCAGCAGGGTGGGAAAAGATTATATGGCACGAAAACGACGGCAAAGGCGGCTTCACCACCCATTATGTATTTACGAAAGCCAAGAACGCCTTTTCCGTTTTCGCCGTCGACCTGGACAAAGATGGCGATATCGACATCGTCGCTTCGGACTATTCGGATGGCATCATTCGATGGTTCGAAAATGACTCGAAAGAGAATTTCGAAAGCCACATCGTCGATTTCACCGGAGCCCAGGTCCCATCCGTCATCGCACTGGATGCGGACAGAGACGGGGACATCGACATCGTCGCCGCGCTGAAGAATAAAAACTCTATCGTATGGTACGAAAACACGGGGTACGAAAAATTCGTTCCCCATACCGTTACCGACAGCGTAAAGGCGGTTTTCTGCATCGTCGCGGCCGATATGGACAGGGACTTCAAAGAGGAGATCGTCGCCGCTTCCTACGGGGACGATACGATCTCATGGTACGAAATCGGCGAAGATCGTTAG
- the neuB gene encoding N-acetylneuraminate synthase — protein MDRVFIIAEAGVNHNGSVELAKKLIDVAAGAGADAVKFQTFKARKLVSRAAKKAAYQQETTDASESQYEMIKKLELDVDTHKELIAYCQEKEIMFLSTPFDHDSIELLHGLGLEIFKIPSGEITNLPYLRHIGSLGKRVILSTGMADIGEIEDALDILTSAGTPKEKITILHANTMYPTPMEDVNLKAMQTIACTFQCDVGYSDHTLGIEVDIAAVAMGAKVIEKHFTLDKTMEGPDHKASLEPHELGAMVEAIRNIEKALGTGIKKPSPSEKPNMEVARKSIVAARPIAKGERFTEENLTIKRPGNGMSPMRWDEIIGTTAQKTYETDEPI, from the coding sequence ATGGATAGAGTCTTCATCATCGCCGAAGCGGGAGTCAACCACAACGGTTCGGTCGAACTGGCAAAAAAGCTGATCGACGTCGCAGCCGGTGCAGGTGCCGATGCCGTGAAGTTTCAAACCTTCAAAGCCCGGAAACTGGTCTCCAGGGCGGCGAAAAAAGCGGCTTACCAGCAGGAGACGACCGACGCGTCCGAATCGCAGTACGAAATGATAAAAAAGCTCGAACTCGATGTCGACACCCACAAGGAGCTGATCGCCTATTGCCAAGAAAAAGAGATCATGTTCCTCTCGACACCGTTCGATCACGACAGCATAGAACTCCTTCATGGCCTCGGCCTCGAAATCTTCAAGATCCCTAGCGGAGAGATCACCAATCTTCCCTATCTGCGCCATATCGGCTCTCTGGGCAAACGGGTCATTCTCTCGACGGGGATGGCCGATATCGGCGAAATCGAAGATGCACTCGACATCCTTACATCTGCCGGCACCCCGAAAGAGAAAATTACGATTCTGCATGCCAATACGATGTATCCGACCCCGATGGAGGATGTCAACCTCAAAGCCATGCAGACCATCGCCTGCACCTTCCAATGCGATGTCGGCTACAGTGACCATACCCTCGGCATCGAAGTCGATATCGCCGCCGTCGCCATGGGAGCGAAGGTGATCGAAAAACACTTCACTCTCGACAAAACGATGGAAGGACCCGACCACAAAGCCTCTCTGGAACCCCATGAACTCGGTGCGATGGTCGAAGCGATTCGCAACATCGAAAAGGCGCTTGGCACGGGGATCAAAAAGCCGAGCCCCAGCGAAAAACCGAATATGGAAGTCGCCAGAAAGTCGATCGTCGCGGCAAGGCCGATCGCGAAGGGAGAGCGTTTCACGGAAGAGAATCTGACCATCAAACGTCCCGGTAACGGCATGAGTCCCATGCGATGGGATGAAATCATCGGGACAACCGCCCAAAAAACGTATGAAACGGACGAGCCGATATGA
- a CDS encoding UDP-N-acetylglucosamine 4,6-dehydratase → MNNILHLIGRDKALFSDDIKTHEKELKEIVSSSSFLVIGGAGSIGQAVTKEIFKRNPKKLHVVDISENNMVELVRDIRSSLGYIDGEFKTFALDIGSDIYDAFIRSDGAYDYVLNLSALKHVRSEKDPYTLMRMIDVNIFNTDKTLRQSIEKGTKKYFCVSTDKAANPVNMMGASKRIMEMFLMRRSLEIQISTARFANVAFSDGSLLHGFNQRIAKRQPIVAPNDIKRYFVTPQESGELCLMSCIFGENRDIFFPKLSEALHLISFADIAVKYLENLGYEPYLCKSEDEARELAKILPDQGKWPCLFTKSDTTGEKDFEEFFTDKEVLDMERFENLGIIKNDPIYDDALLNEFEETIKSYRKAGRWTKEQIVELFFRMIPDFGHKETGKYLDEKM, encoded by the coding sequence ATGAATAACATACTACATTTGATCGGGCGGGACAAAGCGCTCTTTTCGGATGATATAAAAACGCACGAAAAGGAGCTGAAGGAGATCGTCTCTTCCTCCTCGTTTCTCGTCATCGGCGGAGCCGGTTCGATCGGCCAGGCCGTAACCAAAGAGATCTTCAAACGAAATCCGAAAAAGCTGCATGTCGTCGACATCAGCGAAAACAACATGGTCGAGCTCGTTCGGGATATCCGCAGTTCTCTGGGCTATATCGATGGCGAGTTCAAAACCTTCGCCCTCGATATCGGCTCCGACATCTACGACGCCTTCATCCGGTCCGACGGTGCATACGACTACGTGCTCAATCTCTCGGCCCTCAAACATGTCCGTAGCGAAAAAGATCCCTATACGTTGATGCGCATGATCGACGTCAATATCTTCAACACCGACAAGACGCTTCGCCAGTCGATCGAAAAGGGGACGAAAAAGTATTTCTGTGTCTCGACCGACAAGGCGGCCAATCCGGTCAACATGATGGGTGCGAGCAAGCGGATCATGGAGATGTTCCTGATGCGCCGAAGCCTCGAGATACAGATCTCCACGGCACGGTTCGCCAATGTCGCATTTTCAGACGGGTCCCTTTTGCACGGCTTCAACCAGCGTATCGCCAAACGCCAGCCCATCGTCGCCCCCAACGATATCAAACGCTATTTCGTCACCCCTCAAGAATCGGGAGAACTCTGCCTGATGAGCTGCATCTTCGGCGAAAACCGCGATATCTTCTTTCCGAAACTCTCCGAAGCGCTCCATCTGATCTCCTTTGCCGACATCGCCGTCAAATACCTCGAGAATCTGGGGTACGAACCCTACCTCTGCAAGAGTGAAGATGAAGCCAGAGAGCTGGCGAAAATACTTCCGGACCAAGGCAAATGGCCCTGCCTCTTCACCAAAAGCGACACGACGGGTGAAAAAGATTTCGAAGAGTTTTTCACCGACAAGGAAGTCCTCGACATGGAGCGCTTTGAAAATCTCGGTATCATCAAAAACGACCCCATCTATGACGATGCCCTGCTGAACGAATTCGAAGAGACGATCAAAAGCTACCGCAAAGCGGGCCGCTGGACCAAAGAGCAGATCGTCGAACTCTTTTTCAGAATGATTCCCGATTTCGGGCATAAAGAGACGGGAAAATATCTCGATGAGAAGATGTGA
- a CDS encoding class I adenylate-forming enzyme family protein has protein sequence MPGQAWILDHFSKFSNRTAVISDNRAYTYGELSKAIEDYLAFIEARRIEPGEVVAIHSDYTFDAIALFFALSRNKNIVVPIVSETPEEVEKRLASSGTDWIMQRRDGGFELRKRDADSRDISYIENLKNRGHSGLILFSSGSTGEPKAMIHDLDNLIDSYRGKTPKALNTLVFLTFDHIGGIDTMMRAFAIGGTMTIPTSRQPEAVCEEIEKHGVNVLPASPTFINLLLMSGLHRKYDLSSLEIIAFGAEPMPQPLLKRVRENFPHVRLQQKFGTSETGAIKIRSDEAGSLLFKIDDPNVEYKIVDGELWLKSKTQVLGYLNASMQNFTEDGWFRTGDLVERMEDGRLKIIGRSTEVINVGGEKVFPSEVEAVLLEMDEVADAMVYGEENPITGQGVTVDVVPTGGQDKREMKKLIRKFCKERLDGYKIPSKVNIVDKTNFGDRFKKIRRK, from the coding sequence ATGCCCGGGCAGGCTTGGATTCTCGACCATTTTTCGAAATTTTCCAATCGTACCGCCGTCATTTCCGACAATCGTGCCTATACATACGGCGAATTGTCGAAAGCGATAGAGGACTATCTCGCTTTCATCGAAGCACGACGTATCGAACCGGGTGAAGTCGTCGCGATCCACTCCGACTACACGTTCGATGCCATCGCACTTTTTTTTGCATTGAGCCGCAATAAAAACATTGTCGTTCCGATCGTTTCCGAAACTCCGGAGGAGGTGGAGAAACGCTTGGCAAGTTCGGGGACGGATTGGATAATGCAGAGAAGGGATGGAGGCTTCGAACTTCGAAAGAGAGATGCGGATAGTAGAGATATTTCCTATATCGAAAATCTGAAAAATCGCGGCCATTCCGGTTTGATCCTCTTCAGCAGCGGTTCGACCGGTGAACCCAAAGCGATGATTCACGACCTGGACAATCTCATCGATTCTTACCGGGGAAAAACCCCAAAAGCACTCAATACGCTGGTCTTTTTGACCTTCGACCATATCGGCGGGATCGATACGATGATGCGGGCATTCGCGATCGGCGGAACCATGACGATTCCAACTTCGCGCCAACCCGAAGCGGTATGTGAAGAGATTGAAAAGCATGGAGTCAATGTGCTTCCCGCCTCTCCGACCTTTATCAACCTTTTGCTAATGAGCGGTTTGCACCGGAAATACGATTTGAGCTCGCTCGAAATCATCGCTTTCGGTGCCGAGCCGATGCCGCAGCCTCTTTTGAAAAGGGTGCGGGAAAATTTTCCCCATGTCAGATTGCAACAAAAGTTCGGAACGAGTGAAACGGGGGCCATAAAGATAAGAAGCGATGAAGCGGGTTCGCTTCTTTTCAAGATCGACGATCCGAATGTCGAGTACAAGATCGTCGATGGCGAACTTTGGCTGAAAAGCAAAACGCAAGTCCTTGGATATTTGAATGCCTCGATGCAAAACTTTACGGAAGATGGGTGGTTTCGCACGGGTGACCTCGTGGAGCGGATGGAAGATGGCCGTCTCAAAATTATCGGAAGAAGTACCGAGGTCATCAATGTCGGGGGAGAAAAGGTGTTTCCTTCGGAAGTGGAAGCCGTTTTGCTCGAAATGGACGAGGTTGCCGATGCGATGGTTTACGGCGAAGAAAACCCGATTACCGGGCAGGGTGTGACAGTGGATGTGGTACCTACCGGTGGGCAGGATAAACGGGAAATGAAAAAGTTGATCCGCAAATTTTGCAAAGAGAGATTGGACGGTTACAAGATTCCAAGCAAAGTCAATATTGTAGATAAAACCAATTTCGGTGATCGATTCAAAAAGATAAGGAGAAAATAG